The Muntiacus reevesi chromosome 7, mMunRee1.1, whole genome shotgun sequence genome includes a region encoding these proteins:
- the LOC136172075 gene encoding ribosomal protein eL22-like has translation MAPKKDKKPKKSTWKFNLDLTHPVEDGIFDSGNFEQFLREKVKVNGKTGNLGNVVHIERFKNKIIVVSEKQFSKRYLKYLTKKYLKKNNLRDWLRVVASDKETYELRYFQISQDEDQSESED, from the coding sequence ATGGCGCCGAAGAAAGACAAGAAGCCTAAGAAGTCAACCTGGAAGTTTAATTTGGATCTTACTCATCCAGTAGAAGATGGAATTTTTGATTCTGGAAATTTTGAACAGTTTCTGCGGGAGAAGGTTAAAGTGAATGGAAAAACTGGAAATCTTGGGAACGTCGTTCACATTGAACGCTTCAAGAATAAAATCATAGTCGTTTCTGAGAAACAGTTCTCTAAAAGGTATTTGAAGTACCTTACCAAGAAATATCTTAAAAAGAACAATCTTCGTGATTGGCTTCGTGTGGTTGCATCTGACAAGGAGACTTATGAGCTTCGTTACTTCCAGATTAGTCAAGATGAAGATCAATCTGAGTCTGAGGACTAG